GATAGTCTCCATACATCACCAGCACTACCTTCGCACTCAGTACACCTTGAATCCGATCGTGGCTTGAAGGTGATACAAGTAAGGAACTGTGGCTACAATCGTCGTTCATCTTTCTACATCTGCATCAAGCATGGAACCGGGCAATTTACTTGCATGGGTCCATTGATTGCATGACTGTTTACATAAATTCAATATAGGCGATCGCATTCAAGCCGTCGCCTATAGCAAGTTGAAATTTTTACGGTACAAATTGATAGAGTAACCATTCCATCGCGGAGTAGAAAGCTGATTATAACTTAAGTTAGAATCGGGTGCACTGATTTGTTTGAGAGTACATCGGTTTGTAGTGACTATTTATAGTTGAACTTTAGTTGCCAGCAGTGTGACCAAATCAGCATGAGCTAACACCACATCGGGGTTGCGTTGAAACGCCGCATCATACTTCACAGCAAAGTCATTTCCAGCTTCATCAGGTATGAGTAGAATCCGAACATCAGCAATGAGAGGAGCGATCGCCTCGGAGGTGATAGGCTCATCAGAGTGGATTAACTCATCAATTTGCACAATCAATTCTGAGAGGCGATGCAACCAGGCAAATTGATCGTGATTGATCGCCAGTTGCAGCAATTCACCTTTAGAGACCTGTCCGCGCACTTGTTCGTAACGAATACGCTCTATATCCAACAACAGTTTATGCAAATGCAATAACTTGATGCGTATATCGGTCAGCAGTTGATGTTGGGTAATGCGGTGTTGAAGCGTGTTAAGCATAAATATGTCCCATCTTTCCATTTTGGTAATCGTCGATCGCTTGCAGGATTTCGGCTTCAGTGTTCATCACAAAAGGACCATAGCGCACCACAGGTTCATTCAGCGGCACTCCAGCAATCAGCAATAGATCAAGGGGTTGGGTGGCATCCGCAGGATTGGCGATCGCCACTTCCTCCCCATCCGGTGCAAAAATCACCATTTGCCCATCCTCACCCCGTTCCTGCTCAGTGCCAAACAAACCAGACCCATCGAGGACATAGGCAAAGGCGTTGTACTCTTTCGGTACCGGTTGAACAATGCTTGCTCCCGGTTGTAGCGTGAAGTGCAGGTAGATAATCGGGGTGCGGGTTTCAATCACCGCTTTCGCCCCCAACGCTTCTCCCGCGATCGCGCGCACTGTCACAGACCCATCTTTTGTCTGAGCCACCGGAATCTGTGCTGATGGAATTTCCTGATAGCGAGGCGCAATCATCTTGTCCCGCTGCGGCAAGTTGACCCACAGTTGAATGCCATGCAGCCGCCCACCCGTGCGGTTAAACTCAGCTTCTGGCATTTCGGAATGCACTACGCCTGCCCCAGCGGTCATCCACTGCACATCGCCGGGATTGAGCAGTCCGGCATGACCGACCGAGTCCTTGTGTTCCAGCCGTCCATCCAGGACGTAGCTGACGATTTCAAAGCCACGATGGGGATGATCCGGTGCGCCCTTTGCTTGACCGGGCTTCTGATTCACGGGACCCAATTCATCGAGGAGGAGAAAGGGGTCAAACTCGGAAAAGCTACTCTTGGGAAAAGGACGACGCACCAGGAAGCCCGCTCCTTCAAGCGTTTCTACACTATTAATGATTCCAGCAACGGTTCGGAGTGTTTGAGTTTGAGTTGTCATACAGTTGCCTCCAGGCAGACAGTTTATAAAACTTATCCTATATGTGATTAATCATATATTAGCATAAGAGTATATCAATTCTATAGGTAGGGCTTGTCCTCCCTATTCGTTCGGTAAACCGCCTATGTCTCTTGCCCATGTGATTCTGGGTCTGCTCCAACAACAGGAGCGGACAGGCTACGACCTCAAAACCAAGTGTTTTGACGATTGCATTTCCCATCTGTGGCAAGCAGATCAGGCACAAATTTATCGGACTTTAGATAAACTGGAGTCACAGGGGTGGATTACCTGTACCATCGAGATTCAGCACGATCGCCCCAATCGCAAGGTTTACCGGATTACCGAAGCAGGTGCAGCAGAGTTAACCCACTGGCTTCAGACACATCATCCGTTGCCCGTGTTGCGAGAGCCGTTGCTGGCGCAACTCTATTTTGCAGCTCAGTTGCCTAACGAGGCGATCGTGTATCTGCTAGAGCAGGAACTGGAAGCACGGCAAGAACAGTTCGCCCAGTGTGAGGAAATCGAGACTATATCTTTGAGTAATCCGACTGCATCGCGCGAGCAAAAACTGCATCGACTGGTTTTGGACTTAATGAAGCAACGGGAACAGACTTATTTAGATTGGTTGGAAAAGGCAATCGCAACAATCCGTAGCCAATCGACGTAAATTCCTGCTTCTGGGTTAACATCCGAACTCGATCGCAAGAACCCACTTCCCAGGGTGTTACGGACACTCCGATCGGGAATGCGGGGCGAGGAACCGATAACCAACTCCTCGCCTTCACTTTTTTTAGTTTGCGCGTGCGCGTTGTAATGAAGTATCGATCTAATCTCCGTTGCTAGTCACGTCCTGCCACAATAATCTTTTCGGCTAAACCAACCGGGTTAGAAAACATCACCTCATGGCTACCGGGCATTTGCACGAACCGAAATTGCCCTAAGCGACTAGACATTCTCGGATGCCATCCCCATTCGCCTTGAGGTAAAACAGTGTCTTCTGTACAGTAGAGGTAACTTTTAGGAATAGACAACGAGTAAAACCGCTTCAAGTCCAGCTTGTCAATCCACGGTTGATACGGCTCAGGGGATAGTTGTGCGTAACTCGTTCGAGCCAAATCGAGGTCAGCATCGTTGAGAAACGCTTCTCGCCACATCTCAAAAGGTAGCATCACCGTCCGATCGTTTGATTCTCTAACTAGCTCGTCGAGTAATGTATGAAGATGCGGTGGAAGGTTATCTCTAAGGCTCTCTCCATCGTTGAGGACAAAGGCATCAAAGAAGATGAGCCGTTTAATGCGATCGGGAATCACTTCAGCAACTTTCGCAATAATTGTCCCGCCGAAACTATGACCTAATAGGACAATATCGGTTAAGTCTTTATCGAGGATGTAATCGACGATCGATTGCGTACATCGAGCATGGTTGACGTTTTTATTTACGCCTTTACCATGTCCGGCGATCGTGGGAGCAAAAGCGAGATGTCCTTTTGCTTCTAGCTGGTCGATGACTAGTTTCCAAGCAGAAGCATCATGCCAGGAGCCATGAACTAAGACAAAAGTTGACATAAAATTCCTTTAGGTGCAATCTGAAAATCAAGCCCATTTGTTCTCTCTTGAAATGGATCGGTTCGCTGTGAGTTCACCATTAACGATCGAAAATTAACTCGCTGTATATCCGCCATCGATCGCCAAAGACTGACCTGTGATGTAGCTCGTAGCATCAGAACAGAGAAAAATAGCAGCGCGTTTTTCTCACTCAGTCAATTGCAGGACAATCTTGCCGCGCATTCCTCCCTTTTCTAAACGTTGATGAGCTTGAACGATGTCGCTCCAAGGCAGAACTGAATCAATGACGGGTCGAATCTGGTCGCGTTCAATCAGGTTCCTCAGTGCGTCCAATTTGTCTCTATATTGAGGACTGAAAACGAAGTGAATCGTCAAATTCCTACTCCAAGCATCAAGAAGTGTTTGAGGAGTTGCAATATCGACGATTGTGACAAGTTTTCCAAATGGATGAATCACTTCTGAGCTACGTCCAATCGTGTCTCCTCCAACCGTGTCTAAAACCAAATCAACTCCGCGATCATTCGTTTCTCGCCCAATCACTTCAATATAATTTTCATGCTTGTAGTCGATGGGATAATCTGCACCCAGCTTCTTAACGAAGTCAAAGTTTTCTGCACTGCATGTCGTATATACATAAGCACCCATTGCTTTCGCCAGTTGAATTGCGATCGAACCGACTCCACCCGCTCCAGCATGAATTAGAACTGTTTCACCGACTTGTAAATTCCCTCTGGTTACAAGGCAATCCCAAGCGGTTCCTCCTGCCAACGGCAAGCAAGCTGCCTCAACATGGGTCAAATTAATCGGCTTAACTGCAACAATGCTTTCCTCTGCAACGTGGTATTGAGCATAACTACCAAACTCGCCAAAAATCTGGGGTGAGTAGTAAACTTCATCTCCAACCTGGAAATGAGTGACTGCCTCTCCAATAGCTTCAATCACACCCGAAACGTCAACTCCGATAATTGCAGGGAGACGAACTAAATCTTTGTAGTCTCCTCGACGAGTTTGATAATCAAGGGGATTGAGCGAGGTTGCATATACTCTTACCAGAACTTGGGTCGCTTTTGGAACTGGCTTAGGTATGGTTTGAAATTCAAACACCTCAGCGCTACCAAAAGCGGTCAGTACCGCAGCTTTCATGTACTCCATATCAGCCTCCTTGCGTCTAAAATAATTGAGTTAATTTAGTAAGTAGCAGTGCCCACCCTACTGGCTGCCTCCTGGCTTAGCGATCAATTAGTGCGTTTGAAGGCAAGTTCGGATCGAGTGCTTTTCGCGCGCTGTCAACGCCCACAACGGGTAACGTACCAGGATCGAGCAAACCGAGTTGAACCAAAACACTCGCTTGATCCCAGTAGATGTGTTCGTGGGCTAGCTTGTCGTCACGGAACTGAACGATCGTTACCACTGCTACTTCAACCCGTTTCCCTGTCGGAGCAATGCCAGGTAGCATCCAGTCCATTCGGATGGTATGAGTGAACTTAGCCATCATTTCATCGACAAGCCGATCGATTCCGATCGTGCGTGAGATTGGTGTCAGCTCCAGGTCTGGCGGCATCTGTGGAATGAAGTATTTGGAATAAAACTCGCGCAGTGCTGGTTTCCTTACTCCCCCAGTCATGACCGGAATGTGGTTAACATAAGCATCCTCAACCATCGTGGCGAGGGTATCGTCAGTGTTGAGAGTCTCAAACTCGTGCCGCAAATGCTCTCCCCAAAGTGCTTGCAAAAACTCCTGGGCTGGTGTCAAGTTAGTGGGTGCCTTTCTATTTGCTTGTTCGTCTACAGTTTGTTTGTTGACCATGTTATATTCTCCTGGTTCTATCTATTTAGAGTGTATTCAGTTCCAATGCTTGATTTCTTTCAGATTCTTACGCTTTATACTGTTTCCGATCTGAGCGATCGCAGGTCACTGATTATTCCTGCTGAAGAAAGTCCAGTAACGTTGTTCTCGCGATACGCTCTGGATTGGATAAAGCGATTGCGGTATGAAACACGTCCATTCTCAAACGCAAAAGAGTGCAGCATCGCCAAACCATCGATCCAGTGACGATACGATCGCGCTTTGATTTCATACTGTGC
This genomic interval from Scytonema hofmannii PCC 7110 contains the following:
- a CDS encoding ester cyclase; the encoded protein is MVNKQTVDEQANRKAPTNLTPAQEFLQALWGEHLRHEFETLNTDDTLATMVEDAYVNHIPVMTGGVRKPALREFYSKYFIPQMPPDLELTPISRTIGIDRLVDEMMAKFTHTIRMDWMLPGIAPTGKRVEVAVVTIVQFRDDKLAHEHIYWDQASVLVQLGLLDPGTLPVVGVDSARKALDPNLPSNALIDR
- a CDS encoding PadR family transcriptional regulator produces the protein MSLAHVILGLLQQQERTGYDLKTKCFDDCISHLWQADQAQIYRTLDKLESQGWITCTIEIQHDRPNRKVYRITEAGAAELTHWLQTHHPLPVLREPLLAQLYFAAQLPNEAIVYLLEQELEARQEQFAQCEEIETISLSNPTASREQKLHRLVLDLMKQREQTYLDWLEKAIATIRSQST
- a CDS encoding pirin family protein gives rise to the protein MTTQTQTLRTVAGIINSVETLEGAGFLVRRPFPKSSFSEFDPFLLLDELGPVNQKPGQAKGAPDHPHRGFEIVSYVLDGRLEHKDSVGHAGLLNPGDVQWMTAGAGVVHSEMPEAEFNRTGGRLHGIQLWVNLPQRDKMIAPRYQEIPSAQIPVAQTKDGSVTVRAIAGEALGAKAVIETRTPIIYLHFTLQPGASIVQPVPKEYNAFAYVLDGSGLFGTEQERGEDGQMVIFAPDGEEVAIANPADATQPLDLLLIAGVPLNEPVVRYGPFVMNTEAEILQAIDDYQNGKMGHIYA
- a CDS encoding SDR family oxidoreductase, with the protein product MFLCSDATSYITGQSLAIDGGYTAS
- a CDS encoding zinc-dependent alcohol dehydrogenase family protein is translated as MEYMKAAVLTAFGSAEVFEFQTIPKPVPKATQVLVRVYATSLNPLDYQTRRGDYKDLVRLPAIIGVDVSGVIEAIGEAVTHFQVGDEVYYSPQIFGEFGSYAQYHVAEESIVAVKPINLTHVEAACLPLAGGTAWDCLVTRGNLQVGETVLIHAGAGGVGSIAIQLAKAMGAYVYTTCSAENFDFVKKLGADYPIDYKHENYIEVIGRETNDRGVDLVLDTVGGDTIGRSSEVIHPFGKLVTIVDIATPQTLLDAWSRNLTIHFVFSPQYRDKLDALRNLIERDQIRPVIDSVLPWSDIVQAHQRLEKGGMRGKIVLQLTE
- a CDS encoding alpha/beta fold hydrolase, yielding MSTFVLVHGSWHDASAWKLVIDQLEAKGHLAFAPTIAGHGKGVNKNVNHARCTQSIVDYILDKDLTDIVLLGHSFGGTIIAKVAEVIPDRIKRLIFFDAFVLNDGESLRDNLPPHLHTLLDELVRESNDRTVMLPFEMWREAFLNDADLDLARTSYAQLSPEPYQPWIDKLDLKRFYSLSIPKSYLYCTEDTVLPQGEWGWHPRMSSRLGQFRFVQMPGSHEVMFSNPVGLAEKIIVAGRD
- a CDS encoding carotenoid oxygenase family protein — translated: MNNQFQGGLQTQSHEITVEDLPINGNIPEWLVGSLVRNTPAQYEIKARSYRHWIDGLAMLHSFAFENGRVSYRNRFIQSRAYRENNVTGLSSAGIISDLRSLRSETV